The following coding sequences are from one Clostridioides difficile ATCC 9689 = DSM 1296 window:
- a CDS encoding YkgJ family cysteine cluster protein: protein MTSIKNKDILNCIDYSIKNKLFDKLNDVYKSLPVGNCSGCGNCCMESVGINLIEFLNIFCYLEDRVDLKKSCISKILDYYFEEYTRKNPCPFKDTNNRCLIYEVRPLNCRMFGHWKKEDYNKNLDNVIEKNNNYRELMKKQYGFEINDEVVNYRIDYCDRFIPNKDYLSKSKRLSFFDELMILDSNIYSSGNIDIDFRDRGIVEYFIESLLYRNLAYNVKIRISKEYKIRKRTIDRIKRIVLV from the coding sequence ATGACTAGTATAAAAAATAAAGATATTTTAAATTGTATAGATTATTCCATTAAAAATAAGCTCTTTGACAAACTAAATGATGTATATAAGTCCTTGCCAGTAGGAAATTGTTCTGGATGTGGAAATTGTTGTATGGAGTCAGTAGGTATAAATTTAATTGAGTTTTTGAATATATTTTGTTATCTTGAAGATAGAGTTGATTTAAAAAAAAGCTGTATAAGTAAAATATTAGATTATTATTTTGAGGAGTATACAAGAAAGAACCCATGTCCATTTAAAGATACTAATAATAGATGTTTAATATATGAAGTTAGACCATTAAATTGTAGGATGTTTGGACATTGGAAAAAAGAGGATTATAATAAAAATTTAGATAATGTTATTGAGAAAAATAATAACTATAGAGAGTTAATGAAAAAGCAATATGGATTTGAAATAAATGATGAAGTAGTAAATTACAGGATAGATTATTGTGATAGATTTATTCCAAATAAAGATTATTTAAGTAAATCTAAGAGATTAAGCTTTTTTGATGAGCTTATGATATTAGACTCAAATATTTATTCAAGTGGAAATATAGATATAGACTTTAGGGATAGAGGTATAGTTGAATATTTTATAGAGTCATTACTTTATAGAAATTTAGCATATAATGTGAAAATAAGGATATCTAAAGAATACAAAATAAGAAAAAGAACTATAGATAGAATAAAAAGGATTGTTCTTGTATAG
- a CDS encoding MBL fold metallo-hydrolase, with the protein MNLTKVKGNTFFIKGGTNTGIYVFEDNTALMIDPGLCGSRPRRVNKVLDENNIQVRYIINTHGHDDHYGACNQFKEYYKDVCIMSSEYDKLYIENPELFSKYIVGGKSNVFMDNILKNKMLDDIKIDKSIEAGKIELNNEIFDIIEFQGHTPGSIAVLTKDNVIFVGDLLIGDEILSKYDFLFLYDIQEQINSLEKLKNIDFEYLVLGHGKQVISKEDSYKLIEKHLNALKKYLYQIRELLVEPKSLEILLKNIINNNNLSNNYKEYHFFKSSLVSVISYLVDLEEIGYILENGELLYYTKTK; encoded by the coding sequence GTGAATCTTACAAAAGTAAAAGGAAATACCTTTTTTATAAAAGGTGGCACGAATACAGGAATATATGTATTTGAAGATAACACAGCACTTATGATAGACCCAGGGTTATGTGGTTCAAGACCTAGGAGAGTAAATAAAGTATTAGATGAAAATAATATACAGGTTAGATATATTATAAATACTCATGGTCATGATGACCACTATGGAGCTTGTAATCAATTTAAAGAATATTATAAAGATGTGTGTATAATGTCATCTGAATACGATAAATTATATATAGAAAATCCAGAATTGTTTTCAAAGTATATTGTTGGGGGAAAGAGCAATGTATTTATGGATAATATCTTAAAAAATAAAATGTTGGATGATATAAAAATAGATAAATCTATAGAAGCTGGAAAAATTGAATTAAACAATGAAATATTTGATATAATTGAATTTCAGGGTCATACACCTGGTAGTATAGCTGTTTTGACGAAGGATAATGTGATTTTTGTTGGCGATTTATTGATAGGAGATGAAATTTTATCAAAATACGATTTCTTGTTTCTATATGATATACAAGAACAAATAAATTCATTAGAAAAATTAAAAAATATAGATTTTGAGTACTTAGTTTTAGGGCATGGCAAGCAAGTTATATCGAAAGAAGATTCTTATAAATTAATAGAAAAACATTTGAATGCTTTAAAAAAATATTTATATCAAATAAGAGAGTTGCTTGTAGAACCGAAATCTTTAGAAATTTTATTAAAAAACATTATAAATAACAATAATTTAAGCAATAATTATAAAGAGTATCATTTTTTTAAATCTTCGTTAGTATCTGTCATAAGTTACTTAGTTGATTTAGAAGAAATAGGGTATATATTGGAAAATGGAGAATTGCTTTACTATACAAAAACAAAATAA
- a CDS encoding GTP pyrophosphokinase, with the protein MEYEKWNEILAPYEHAVEELKIKFKNIRKEYLAKGEYSPIEFVTGRTKKISSIISKLKRINAKDIETEIDDIAGIRIMCQFVEDIYAIVDLIKVRNDMTIIGEKDYITNYKDSGYRSYHVIIKYPINSIAGSKEIICEIQIRTLAMNFWATIEHSLKYKYDHYIPETLAERLRRASDAAFLLDQEMSEIREDIMKAQAMYQMKSIAIRDTLNRIQELYDLGDTHKAMQYQRKLDRTETDKNITEILELKQEIDILLEQYKDTKVDDKVVQ; encoded by the coding sequence ATGGAATACGAAAAATGGAATGAGATACTAGCACCTTATGAACATGCAGTAGAGGAATTGAAAATAAAATTTAAAAATATAAGAAAAGAATATTTAGCAAAAGGTGAATATTCTCCCATAGAGTTTGTCACAGGTAGAACAAAAAAAATATCTTCCATAATATCTAAGTTAAAAAGGATAAATGCAAAAGATATAGAAACTGAAATTGATGATATTGCTGGTATAAGAATAATGTGCCAGTTTGTTGAGGATATATATGCTATAGTTGATTTGATAAAAGTAAGAAATGATATGACTATAATAGGAGAAAAAGATTATATTACAAATTACAAAGATAGTGGTTATAGAAGCTATCATGTTATAATAAAATACCCTATAAACTCCATTGCGGGTTCAAAGGAAATTATATGTGAAATACAAATAAGAACTCTTGCAATGAATTTCTGGGCTACAATAGAACATTCATTAAAATATAAATATGACCATTACATACCTGAGACTCTTGCTGAAAGGCTTAGAAGAGCATCTGATGCTGCCTTTCTTTTAGACCAAGAAATGAGTGAAATAAGAGAGGACATAATGAAAGCTCAGGCTATGTACCAAATGAAGTCTATAGCTATTAGAGATACTCTAAATAGAATACAAGAGTTATATGACTTGGGTGATACACATAAAGCTATGCAGTACCAAAGAAAACTTGATAGAACTGAAACAGATAAAAATATAACTGAAATTTTGGAATTAAAACAAGAAATAGATATATTATTAGAGCAATATAAGGATACTAAGGTAGATGATAAAGTAGTTCAGTAA
- a CDS encoding metallophosphoesterase, with amino-acid sequence MSLYAIGDLHFSTSVNKPMNIFGSNWDGHEKKIIDNWKEVVEEEDMVLVLGDTSWGINLSEAKKDLDIISKLPGQKILIKGNHDYWWTTVTSLNKLYEDMRFIQTNFYEYKDYAICGGRGWICPNDVKFDETDEKVYKREEHRLRLSLESARKSGHSKIIVITHYPPTNDKLEESLFTKLFEEYNVEKVIYGHLHGKESFKMGLKGIRNGVEYTLASCDYTEFNLIKVHD; translated from the coding sequence ATGAGTTTGTATGCTATAGGTGATTTACATTTTTCAACATCAGTCAATAAGCCAATGAATATCTTTGGAAGTAATTGGGATGGTCATGAAAAGAAAATTATAGATAATTGGAAAGAAGTTGTTGAGGAAGAAGATATGGTCTTAGTACTAGGAGATACATCTTGGGGAATTAATTTATCCGAAGCTAAAAAAGATTTAGATATAATAAGCAAACTTCCAGGTCAGAAAATACTTATAAAGGGAAATCATGATTACTGGTGGACAACCGTTACAAGTTTAAATAAGCTATATGAAGACATGCGTTTTATTCAGACAAATTTTTATGAATATAAAGATTATGCAATTTGTGGAGGTAGGGGCTGGATATGTCCTAATGATGTTAAATTTGATGAGACTGATGAAAAAGTTTATAAAAGAGAAGAACATAGACTTAGACTATCATTAGAATCTGCTCGTAAAAGTGGTCACTCAAAAATAATTGTGATTACTCATTATCCTCCTACGAATGATAAATTGGAAGAATCTTTATTTACAAAGTTATTTGAAGAATATAATGTTGAAAAGGTGATTTATGGTCACTTGCATGGTAAAGAATCTTTTAAAATGGGATTGAAGGGGATTCGAAATGGAGTAGAATATACATTAGCATCTTGTGACTATACAGAATTTAATTTAATAAAAGTTCACGATTAA
- a CDS encoding class I SAM-dependent methyltransferase, producing MNKQSIGKLNMFFMGITQRNLDNRDFFIELEVIFKSGRKEFKGIAIEEDNKYKFNFKGKSDLYTFNELLKNISKEAENYDGLVFKYVERGTIVVIEGDNKKVNVKYLDNKEEVPKIDEFTASQIKNRDYYVKVGQANALLKEIGVLTKDGKIKNDKIRKYNQIDHFVELIDSILKEIKDKDCITILDCACGKSYLSFVLNFYIKEVLKKNCYFIGIDYSDVVIEASKNMAKNLGYKNMSFIKEDLTNYTPNRDVDLVISLHACDTATDMAIGLGIRAKSEAIVVVPCCHKELLGQYRYEAMEPILKHGVFKARFADLITDGLRTLLLEGNGYDTSVVEYISPLDTPKNLMIRAIKTKTNNDKALKEYKELKSQFGVEPTLEKLIY from the coding sequence ATGAATAAACAGAGTATAGGAAAACTAAATATGTTTTTTATGGGGATTACTCAAAGAAACCTTGATAATAGGGATTTTTTTATTGAGTTAGAGGTGATTTTTAAATCTGGAAGAAAAGAGTTTAAAGGAATTGCAATAGAGGAAGATAATAAATATAAATTTAATTTTAAAGGAAAATCAGATTTATATACGTTTAATGAGTTGCTTAAGAATATTTCTAAAGAGGCAGAAAATTATGATGGATTAGTATTTAAATATGTTGAGCGAGGAACTATTGTTGTAATTGAAGGAGACAATAAGAAGGTAAATGTAAAATATTTAGACAATAAGGAAGAAGTACCTAAAATAGATGAATTTACGGCATCTCAAATAAAAAACAGAGATTATTATGTAAAAGTAGGACAAGCAAATGCACTTTTAAAAGAAATTGGAGTACTTACAAAAGATGGTAAGATAAAAAATGATAAAATAAGAAAATACAATCAGATAGACCATTTTGTTGAATTGATAGATAGTATTTTAAAAGAAATAAAGGATAAAGACTGTATAACTATCTTGGATTGTGCTTGTGGAAAATCTTACTTAAGCTTTGTCTTAAATTTTTATATAAAAGAAGTATTGAAGAAAAACTGTTATTTTATAGGAATAGATTATTCAGATGTAGTTATAGAAGCATCAAAAAATATGGCTAAAAACTTGGGTTATAAAAATATGTCATTTATAAAAGAGGATTTGACTAATTATACACCTAATAGGGATGTTGACCTTGTAATAAGTCTACATGCTTGTGATACAGCTACAGATATGGCAATAGGTCTAGGAATTAGAGCAAAATCTGAAGCTATAGTAGTAGTACCATGTTGTCATAAGGAGTTATTAGGGCAATATAGATATGAAGCTATGGAACCAATATTAAAACATGGTGTATTTAAAGCTAGATTTGCAGATTTAATAACTGATGGTTTAAGAACATTGTTATTGGAGGGCAATGGATATGATACTTCTGTAGTAGAATACATATCTCCACTTGATACACCAAAAAATTTAATGATAAGAGCGATAAAAACTAAAACGAATAATGACAAAGCATTAAAAGAATATAAAGAACTGAAATCACAATTTGGAGTGGAACCAACCTTAGAAAAACTTATATATTAG
- a CDS encoding 5' nucleotidase, NT5C type, with protein MNKLNICIDIDGTITSPYHFLPYLNDIFNKNITEAECITHNWEELYGSGIRDVYAEFNNKYIHSYDEAKIVEGATEVISTLSKGHNLSFVTARHECLTDVTKNWLSRQGFSDIDVYLLGSDYKVEKARELSCDIFIEDNPLNSVQLADDGVKVILLDTNYNKDVKHQNIVRVSNWIDIEKIIKQGI; from the coding sequence ATGAACAAATTGAATATATGTATTGATATAGATGGAACAATAACAAGCCCTTATCATTTTCTTCCATACCTAAATGATATCTTTAATAAAAATATAACTGAAGCAGAGTGTATAACACATAATTGGGAAGAATTGTATGGTTCGGGAATAAGAGATGTGTATGCGGAGTTTAATAATAAGTATATACACTCATATGATGAAGCAAAGATTGTAGAGGGTGCTACAGAGGTAATTAGCACATTATCTAAAGGACATAATTTATCTTTTGTAACGGCTAGACATGAGTGTTTAACTGATGTAACTAAAAATTGGCTATCAAGACAAGGATTTTCAGATATAGATGTTTACTTATTAGGAAGTGATTATAAAGTTGAAAAGGCAAGAGAACTGAGTTGTGACATATTTATAGAAGATAATCCTTTAAACTCAGTGCAACTAGCTGATGATGGTGTTAAAGTAATACTTCTGGATACTAACTATAATAAAGATGTTAAACATCAAAATATAGTTAGAGTTAGTAATTGGATAGATATTGAAAAGATTATAAAACAAGGTATTTAA
- a CDS encoding helix-turn-helix domain-containing protein: protein MQSLNEIIAENLKKIRKEKHLSLDKIAQLSGVSKSMLSQIEKCEVNPTISTLKKITNGLKISFTSLMERQESDIELIQKSDIDHFIEDNGKYISYPIFPFDSKRRFEIFMIEIEEGGNLDSNAELPGTQEFITVFSGEVTIKINGEDYIVSSGNSIRFKADVSHIYRNSGKGIAKMSMVVYYI from the coding sequence ATGCAAAGTTTAAATGAAATAATCGCTGAAAATTTAAAAAAGATAAGGAAAGAAAAACATCTTAGTTTAGACAAGATTGCACAACTTAGTGGTGTAAGTAAGAGTATGCTATCTCAAATTGAAAAGTGTGAGGTAAATCCTACTATATCTACTTTGAAGAAAATAACTAATGGGCTAAAAATCTCATTTACATCATTGATGGAGAGGCAGGAAAGTGACATAGAATTGATTCAAAAAAGTGATATAGACCATTTTATTGAAGATAATGGAAAGTATATAAGTTATCCAATATTTCCATTTGACTCCAAAAGAAGATTTGAGATATTTATGATTGAAATAGAAGAAGGTGGAAATTTAGATTCAAATGCTGAACTTCCAGGAACACAAGAGTTTATAACTGTTTTTAGTGGCGAAGTAACCATTAAAATAAATGGAGAAGATTACATTGTATCTAGTGGAAATTCTATAAGATTTAAAGCTGATGTATCACATATATATAGAAACTCAGGCAAAGGTATAGCTAAAATGAGTATGGTAGTATATTATATATAA
- a CDS encoding D-aminoacyl-tRNA deacylase, producing MNNKKAVFFFCSDLKKDPVASNVIKCCEEIMDLNQTDIVIDDNFVLEFKDKNNNLFHFVKTKDVISHNYKYYLPILNRHFRDYDFAGVVNWHEGENAPEHILTAHTIGDVPTGEFGNSNPRYFKNLINAIEDIKNENLLDEFTTLTEATHWSGTTYGEESKLITEYSVPMLDIEIGSSSDSFNNSIAIQVLAKSLIRVFDCDEPLKTLLCVGGVHFEKSFSDIIKNKEYNISIGHVLPNQWIVSGMYDDESGFEKLEKCINSIEGGIDCIVFHDKLKGTYKEQCRKLGEKLNVPVFKHKILKNPKDLPIW from the coding sequence ATGAATAATAAAAAAGCAGTTTTTTTCTTTTGCAGTGATTTAAAGAAAGACCCAGTAGCCAGTAATGTGATAAAGTGTTGTGAAGAAATAATGGATTTAAATCAAACTGATATTGTTATTGATGATAATTTTGTATTAGAGTTTAAGGATAAAAACAATAACTTATTTCATTTTGTAAAAACAAAAGATGTAATAAGTCATAATTATAAATATTATCTTCCAATTTTAAATAGACATTTCAGAGATTATGATTTTGCAGGAGTTGTAAATTGGCATGAGGGAGAAAATGCTCCAGAACATATCCTAACAGCTCATACAATTGGAGATGTTCCAACAGGAGAATTTGGAAATTCAAATCCAAGATACTTTAAAAATCTAATCAATGCTATTGAGGATATAAAAAATGAAAATCTACTTGATGAATTTACTACATTAACAGAAGCAACTCACTGGTCTGGAACAACATATGGTGAAGAATCTAAATTAATTACAGAATATTCTGTACCTATGTTGGATATTGAGATAGGAAGTAGTAGTGATAGTTTTAATAATAGTATAGCAATACAGGTATTGGCAAAGTCATTAATTAGAGTATTTGATTGTGATGAACCTTTGAAGACTTTGTTATGTGTTGGAGGGGTACATTTTGAGAAATCTTTCTCAGATATTATAAAAAATAAAGAATATAACATATCAATTGGACATGTATTGCCAAATCAATGGATTGTAAGTGGAATGTATGATGATGAATCTGGATTTGAGAAACTAGAAAAGTGTATAAATAGTATTGAAGGAGGAATTGATTGTATAGTTTTTCATGATAAATTAAAAGGTACCTATAAAGAGCAATGCCGTAAACTAGGTGAAAAACTTAATGTACCTGTATTTAAACATAAAATATTAAAAAATCCAAAAGACTTACCTATATGGTAG
- a CDS encoding GRP family sugar transporter has translation MILSYFALLIRVVLLAFERVVVRLLGDEEGDIYKNIASSFLFFFIGGVCLLPFSIMDRVSDWSFLIPCYISSLVYSIGSVAYVTSLATGEVSLVTPINSLNSLFLLLLSVIFLGEGLSLAKVAGIIIMIGGVFILKKVSSFLKNVSVIFNNLPCRLMFLYIFLQSVGRVLDKAFFVQVSPILYSTILYFFVGLNLFIFLAFKKKQKIICEIFTNKKGLSILSGAINGYSYLALLIALNNLELSIAEPFSQVSMIITLILAHFIFKENIKEKIPGSILILIGGWLLLL, from the coding sequence ATGATATTATCTTATTTTGCATTATTAATTAGAGTAGTGCTATTAGCTTTTGAAAGAGTAGTTGTAAGATTATTAGGTGATGAAGAAGGAGATATTTATAAAAATATAGCTTCATCATTTCTATTTTTCTTTATAGGGGGAGTATGTTTACTTCCATTTAGCATAATGGATAGAGTTAGTGATTGGTCGTTTTTAATACCATGTTATATAAGTAGTTTAGTCTATTCAATTGGTTCAGTAGCGTATGTAACGTCTTTAGCAACTGGGGAAGTTTCACTTGTTACTCCAATAAATAGTTTAAATTCATTGTTTTTACTGCTTTTATCAGTTATATTTTTAGGTGAAGGTTTAAGTTTAGCAAAAGTTGCAGGAATCATAATTATGATTGGTGGAGTGTTTATATTAAAAAAAGTAAGCTCTTTTTTAAAGAATGTCTCTGTAATTTTTAACAATTTACCATGTAGATTAATGTTTTTATACATATTTTTGCAGTCAGTAGGAAGAGTATTGGATAAGGCTTTTTTTGTACAAGTATCTCCTATATTATATTCAACTATACTGTATTTTTTCGTAGGTTTAAATTTATTTATCTTTTTAGCATTTAAAAAGAAACAAAAAATAATTTGTGAGATTTTTACTAATAAAAAGGGACTTTCAATTTTAAGTGGTGCTATTAATGGATATTCTTATTTAGCATTATTAATTGCTTTAAATAATCTAGAACTTAGTATAGCAGAGCCATTTTCTCAAGTATCTATGATAATAACTTTAATACTTGCTCATTTTATATTCAAAGAAAATATAAAAGAAAAAATACCAGGTTCAATTTTGATACTAATTGGTGGGTGGCTACTGTTACTTTAA
- a CDS encoding beta-glucoside-specific PTS transporter subunit IIABC translates to MNYKKTAIDIIEQVGGSKNILALEHCSTRLRFKLIDRSKVNQDALKKVQGVMSIVNGAQFQVVIGNSVVDVYDEILKVCPLDTNDSTVKTEEKINLGTRFIEFIINIFQPLIFAIAGAGILKSLLMLLAMFNILKSDSTIYTLLVAISDATFYFLPLMVAVTTANVLKCNRLVAIAAVGYLLLPATTTALSEGVELFGFTIPNIAYNAQVFPAILCVSFLATMEKIFNKYSPKPIRTFFVPMMSLAITVPITLTILGPLGYNVGTIFTTIILFLYNKMGFLVVGLLAAFLPFMVATGMHKALIPYSINTIGKLGYEALYMTSSLAHNISESGACFAVALRTKDETLKQTALSAGISALMGITEPALYGITLQHKRAMLGVVFSSAISGTFLGLFAVKGFVIVGPGLASMSMFIDPNNGNNLIFASIGFVIAILGSFIITLIIWKEDTNTVESSIGDVVEEELEEEKEVNILVTPVEGKVIDLSKVNDELFASKTLGDGVAIIPTNGNLYAPCDSEVVMLFETKHAIGLRTKNGAEILIHIGINTVSMNGDGFKTFVKTGDNVKEGDLLIQFDLDKISHANLDSTVMIVNNNGADYAYKVLNQSYGNVKKGSILFDVKGGI, encoded by the coding sequence ATGAATTATAAAAAAACTGCCATTGACATTATTGAACAAGTTGGTGGTTCAAAAAATATTTTAGCTTTAGAACACTGTTCAACTAGACTACGCTTTAAGTTGATTGATAGAAGTAAAGTCAATCAGGATGCTTTAAAAAAAGTACAAGGTGTTATGAGTATAGTTAATGGGGCACAATTTCAAGTTGTCATTGGAAATAGTGTTGTTGATGTGTATGATGAAATTTTAAAAGTTTGCCCTTTAGATACAAATGATAGTACTGTAAAAACTGAAGAAAAAATAAACTTAGGAACAAGATTTATAGAATTTATTATTAATATTTTTCAACCACTGATTTTTGCTATTGCAGGAGCTGGTATTTTAAAATCACTGTTGATGTTATTAGCAATGTTTAATATTTTAAAATCAGATTCTACTATATATACATTATTAGTTGCTATTTCAGATGCAACATTCTATTTCCTACCTCTTATGGTAGCTGTAACTACTGCCAATGTATTGAAATGTAATCGTTTAGTAGCTATTGCCGCTGTAGGATACTTATTGCTTCCAGCAACAACAACTGCTTTAAGTGAAGGTGTCGAACTATTTGGATTTACAATTCCAAACATTGCCTATAATGCACAGGTTTTCCCAGCTATTTTATGTGTGTCTTTCTTGGCAACAATGGAGAAAATTTTTAACAAGTATTCACCAAAACCAATTCGAACTTTCTTTGTTCCTATGATGTCTTTGGCAATTACTGTTCCAATTACTCTAACTATTTTAGGTCCTTTAGGATATAACGTTGGTACAATTTTTACAACCATTATTTTATTCTTGTATAACAAAATGGGATTCTTAGTTGTAGGATTACTTGCTGCTTTTCTTCCATTTATGGTTGCAACAGGAATGCACAAAGCACTAATACCTTATTCAATTAATACAATTGGAAAGTTGGGTTATGAAGCTTTATATATGACATCTTCATTAGCTCACAATATTTCTGAAAGTGGTGCTTGTTTTGCAGTAGCCTTGCGAACAAAAGATGAAACATTAAAACAAACAGCATTATCTGCAGGAATTTCTGCCTTGATGGGAATTACAGAGCCAGCTTTATATGGTATTACTTTACAACATAAAAGAGCAATGTTAGGTGTTGTATTCTCAAGTGCAATTTCTGGTACATTTTTAGGATTATTTGCAGTAAAAGGATTTGTAATTGTTGGACCAGGGCTTGCCAGTATGAGTATGTTTATTGACCCAAACAATGGAAACAATTTGATTTTTGCAAGTATTGGTTTTGTTATTGCAATATTAGGCTCGTTTATTATTACACTGATTATTTGGAAGGAAGATACAAATACAGTAGAGTCATCAATTGGAGATGTTGTTGAAGAAGAGCTAGAAGAAGAAAAAGAAGTAAATATCTTAGTAACTCCAGTAGAAGGAAAAGTAATAGATTTAAGTAAGGTTAATGATGAACTATTTGCAAGTAAGACTTTGGGAGATGGAGTTGCAATTATACCGACCAATGGAAATTTATACGCACCTTGTGATTCAGAAGTTGTGATGTTATTTGAAACAAAACATGCAATTGGTTTAAGAACAAAAAATGGGGCTGAGATTTTGATTCATATTGGAATAAATACTGTAAGTATGAATGGAGATGGATTTAAAACATTTGTTAAGACAGGCGATAATGTAAAAGAAGGAGATTTATTAATTCAATTTGATTTAGACAAAATCTCACATGCTAATTTAGATTCAACTGTTATGATTGTAAACAATAATGGAGCAGATTATGCTTATAAAGTGTTAAACCAGTCTTATGGCAATGTAAAAAAAGGAAGTATCTTGTTTGATGTAAAGGGAGGAATATAA
- a CDS encoding glycoside hydrolase family 1 protein — protein sequence MRKFPEGFLWGGATAANQFEGGWNLGGKGWSVSDVAKAHFDADVKDYKSNNEITTKDIEEGLAHPEDEVNYPKRHGSDFYHHYKEDIALMAEMGFKTYRMSIAWSRIFPNGDDKEPNEEGLQFYDDVFDELISYGIEPLVTMSHYEPPLNIVLNYDGWYSRQVINMFVRYVETICEIYKNKVKYWLTFNEVDSMIRHPYTTGGLVRDRFKDKNFEEVIFQAMHHQFVASALATKICHEIIPNSKVGCMLTKLTYYPYTCRPEDVLATQQKMRSIYAYSDTQVFGEYPVYLLSYFKNNNIQIVKEEHDDEIMKKYPVDFISFSYYMSSCEAADTTGLDITPGNTLLAVKNPYLEMSEWGWQIDSIGLRISLIELYDRYRKPLFIVENGLGAKDILTEDKKVHDQYRINYLKEHFKCMLDAIIEDGVELWGYTSWGCIDLVSESTKQMSKRYGYIYVDADDYGKGTYNRYKKDSFYWYKKVIENNSIDFK from the coding sequence ATGAGAAAGTTTCCAGAAGGATTTCTTTGGGGAGGAGCTACAGCTGCTAATCAATTTGAAGGTGGTTGGAATTTAGGTGGGAAAGGGTGGTCTGTATCAGATGTAGCAAAGGCACACTTTGATGCAGATGTGAAAGATTATAAATCTAATAATGAAATCACAACAAAAGATATAGAAGAAGGATTAGCACATCCTGAAGATGAAGTAAATTATCCAAAACGTCATGGTAGTGATTTTTATCATCACTATAAAGAAGATATTGCTCTAATGGCAGAAATGGGATTTAAGACATATCGAATGAGTATTGCTTGGTCTCGTATTTTTCCAAATGGAGATGATAAAGAGCCAAATGAAGAAGGTTTACAGTTTTATGATGATGTATTTGATGAGTTGATAAGTTATGGAATTGAACCACTTGTTACTATGTCACATTATGAACCACCATTAAATATCGTTTTAAACTATGATGGATGGTATTCACGACAAGTTATCAATATGTTTGTTAGGTATGTAGAAACTATCTGTGAAATATATAAAAACAAAGTGAAATATTGGCTTACATTTAATGAAGTTGATTCTATGATTCGTCATCCGTACACTACTGGTGGTTTAGTTCGAGACCGTTTTAAGGATAAAAACTTTGAGGAAGTTATTTTTCAAGCTATGCATCATCAATTTGTAGCTAGTGCCCTTGCAACAAAAATTTGCCATGAGATTATTCCAAATTCAAAAGTAGGGTGTATGTTAACAAAATTAACGTATTATCCATATACATGTAGACCAGAAGATGTTTTGGCAACTCAACAAAAAATGAGAAGTATTTATGCATATAGTGATACGCAGGTTTTTGGTGAGTATCCAGTATATTTACTGTCGTATTTTAAAAATAATAACATTCAAATAGTAAAAGAAGAACATGATGATGAAATTATGAAAAAGTATCCAGTAGATTTTATTTCATTCTCTTACTATATGTCTTCTTGTGAGGCAGCTGATACAACTGGATTAGATATTACACCTGGGAATACGTTATTAGCTGTAAAAAATCCTTATTTAGAAATGAGTGAATGGGGTTGGCAAATTGATTCAATAGGTCTACGTATATCTTTGATTGAATTATATGATAGATACAGAAAGCCTTTATTTATAGTTGAAAATGGATTAGGAGCTAAAGATATTTTAACTGAAGATAAAAAAGTTCATGACCAATATAGAATTAATTATTTAAAAGAACACTTTAAATGTATGTTAGATGCGATTATCGAAGATGGCGTTGAACTTTGGGGATACACTTCATGGGGTTGTATTGATTTGGTCAGTGAATCAACGAAACAAATGTCAAAACGTTATGGATATATTTATGTGGATGCTGATGATTATGGAAAGGGGACATATAATCGATATAAGAAAGATAGTTTTTATTGGTATAAAAAAGTAATTGAAAATAATAGTATAGATTTTAAATGA